The proteins below come from a single Perca flavescens isolate YP-PL-M2 chromosome 8, PFLA_1.0, whole genome shotgun sequence genomic window:
- the dusp6 gene encoding dual specificity protein phosphatase 6 has translation MLDKLKPVIQLNSVMAISKTVGWLREQLETRRDGLLVMDCRAQELYESSHVEAAINVAIPSLMLRRLKKGNLPVRSLLSDGEDREKFVRRCKTDTIVLYDEYSREWNENVDGGSVLGLLLRRMKDEGYKAYYLEGGFSKFQAEYPALCETNLDGPSNTGSPTAQVLGLGGLRISSDSSDIESDIDPCSATDSDGSPLSNPQPCFPVEILPHLYLGCAKDSTNLDVLEEYGIKYILNVTPNLPNLFENAGEFKYKQIPISDHWSQNLSQFFPEAISFIDEARGQKCGVLVHCLAGISRSVTVTVAYLMQKLNLSMNDAYDIVKMKKSNISPNFNFMGQLLDFERTLGLKRPCDNRIAPPTQQLYFTTPTNHNVFQLDALEST, from the exons ATGCTCGACAAGCTCAAGCCCGTCATCCAGCTCAACTCGGTAATGGCGATCAGCAAGACGGTGGGCTGGCTCCGGGAGCAGCTGGAGACGCGCAGGGACGGCCTGCTTGTGATGGACTGCCGGGCCCAGGAGCTCTACGAGTCCTCGCACGTCGAGGCGGCCATCAACGTGGCCATACCGTCCCTGATGCTCCGCAGGCTCAAGAAAGGCAACCTGCCCGTGCGGTCGCTGCTCTCCGACGGGGAGGACCGGGAGAAGTTCGTGCGCCGGTGCAAGACGGACACCATCGTGCTGTACGACGAGTACAGCCGGGAGTGGAACGAGAACGTGGACGGGGGCTCGGTGTTgggcttactgctgaggaggaTGAAGGACGAAGGCTACAAGGCCTATTATCTGGAGG gtgGCTTCAGTAAATTCCAGGCCGAGTATCCAGCTCTGTGCGAAACCAACCTGGACGGCCCCTCCAACACCGGCTCCCCCACCGCCCAGGTGCTGGGCCTCGGCGGGCTGCGGATCAGCTCCGACTCGTCGGACATCGAGTCCGACATCGACCCGTGCAGCGCCACGGACTCGGACGGCAGCCCGCTGTCCAACCCGCAGCCCTGCTTCCCGGTGGAGATCCTGCCGCACCTGTACCTGGGCTGCGCCAAGGACTCCACCAACCTGGACGTGCTGGAGGAGTACGGCATCAAGTACATCCTCAACGTGACTCCCAACCTGCCCAACCTGTTCGAGAACGCGGGGGAGTTTAAATACAAGCAGATCCCCATCTCGGATCACTGGAGCCAGAATCTCTCCCAGTTCTTCCCCGAGGCCATCAGCTTCATTG ATGAAGCTCGAGGCCAGAAGTGCGGCGTCCTGGTCCACTGCCTGGCCGGCATCAGCCGCTCGGTGACCGTTACGGTGGCCTACCTGATGCAGAAGCTCAACCTGTCCATGAACGACGCCTACGACATCGTCAAGATGAAAAAGTCCAACATCTCGCCCAACTTCAACTTCATGGGCCAGCTCCTGGACTTTGAGCGCACCCTGGGCCTGAAGCGCCCGTGCGACAACCGCATAGCGCCGCCGACCCAGCAGCTCTACttcaccaccccgaccaaccacAACGTCTTCCAGCTGGACGCCCTGGAGTCCACGTGA